From the genome of Variovorax sp. RA8, one region includes:
- a CDS encoding fumarylacetoacetate hydrolase family protein → MRIATYQYQGRRQVGLLSDDGQTVHPLALDADRARRGVLPLIEDQAAGTAWPAPTGETLALADVKLEAPLPLPRRNLFCVGRNYHAHAKELSGSVFRNNAANPQEWPIVFTKVPECVIGPADVVRLPGDAVSAQIDYEAELAVVIGKTGRNIARADAMSHIFGYTIVNDVTARDVQMRHQQWDLGKSFDTFCPMGPWIVSADALDGTQTRVRCWVNGELRQDARTTDFIFDIPTLIETCSRGITLYPGDVIATGTPAGVGMGFTPPRYLKGGDTVRIEIDGLGTLENSFA, encoded by the coding sequence TTGCGCATTGCCACCTACCAGTATCAAGGCCGTCGCCAGGTCGGCCTGCTTTCCGATGACGGACAGACCGTCCACCCGCTCGCCCTGGACGCCGATCGCGCGCGCCGCGGCGTCCTGCCCCTCATCGAAGACCAGGCTGCCGGCACGGCATGGCCGGCGCCCACCGGCGAGACCCTGGCGCTCGCCGACGTGAAGCTCGAAGCCCCCCTGCCGCTGCCGCGCCGCAACCTGTTCTGCGTGGGCCGCAACTACCACGCGCACGCCAAGGAGCTGTCGGGCTCGGTGTTCAGGAACAACGCGGCGAACCCGCAGGAATGGCCGATCGTGTTCACCAAGGTGCCCGAATGCGTGATCGGGCCGGCCGACGTGGTCCGGCTGCCGGGCGACGCAGTTTCGGCGCAGATCGACTACGAGGCCGAGCTGGCCGTGGTCATCGGCAAGACCGGCCGCAACATCGCGCGCGCGGACGCGATGTCGCACATCTTCGGCTACACCATCGTCAACGACGTCACCGCGCGCGATGTCCAGATGCGGCATCAGCAATGGGACCTCGGCAAGTCCTTCGACACGTTCTGCCCGATGGGGCCCTGGATCGTGAGTGCCGACGCGCTCGACGGCACGCAGACCCGGGTGCGCTGCTGGGTCAACGGCGAGCTGCGCCAGGACGCCCGCACCACCGATTTCATCTTCGACATCCCGACCCTGATCGAAACCTGCTCGCGCGGCATCACGCTGTATCCAGGCGACGTGATCGCGACCGGCACGCCGGCCGGCGTCGGCATGGGCTTCACGCCGCCGCGCTACCTGAAGGGGGGCGATACGGTCCGCATCGAGATCGACGGCCTCGGCACGCTGGAGAACAGCTTCGCCTGA
- a CDS encoding SpoVR family protein, producing the protein MNARKREPLPSPSDWTFELIERYHSEIARVARGYNLDTYANQLEIITAEQMMDAYASVGMPVIYRHWSYGKQFISTEKNYRRGHMGLAYEIVINSDPCIAYLMEENTMAMQALVIAHAAYGHNSFFKGNYLFKMWTDASSIIDYLVYARNYITECEERHGLSAVEDLLDSCHALMNHGVDRYRRPQRLSLSQEQARREDREHHLQQQVNDLWRTLPRRAGRTAEEEEASRRFPSEPQENLLYFIEKNAPLLEPWQREVVRIVRKIGQYFYPQRQTQVMNEGWATFWHYTLLNTLYDEGLLADGFMMEWLQSHTNVVFQPPVGHRAYSGINPYALGFAMYTDLRRICEEPTEEDRRWFPDLAGSPWQQTLDYAMRNFKDESFVGQFLSPKLMRDFRFFSISDKQSESELEVSAIHDDSGYRQLRESLSRQYDLNHREPNIQVWSVNLRGDRSLTLRHTQHNDRPLHDDAHEVLKHVARLWGFDVHLESVDSQGRVNHRKVAGPQAA; encoded by the coding sequence GTGAACGCCAGGAAACGAGAACCTCTGCCCAGCCCCTCGGACTGGACCTTCGAGCTGATCGAGCGCTACCACAGCGAGATCGCCCGCGTGGCGCGCGGCTACAACCTGGACACCTACGCCAACCAGCTCGAGATCATCACGGCCGAGCAGATGATGGACGCCTACGCCTCGGTGGGCATGCCGGTCATCTACCGCCACTGGTCCTACGGCAAGCAGTTCATCTCCACCGAGAAGAACTACCGCCGCGGACACATGGGCCTGGCCTACGAGATCGTCATCAACTCCGACCCCTGCATCGCCTACCTGATGGAAGAGAACACCATGGCCATGCAGGCCCTGGTGATCGCCCATGCCGCCTATGGGCACAACAGCTTCTTCAAGGGCAACTACCTGTTCAAGATGTGGACGGACGCCTCGTCCATCATCGACTACCTGGTCTACGCCCGGAACTACATCACCGAGTGCGAGGAACGGCACGGTCTGTCCGCGGTCGAGGACCTGCTCGACTCCTGCCACGCGCTGATGAACCACGGCGTGGATCGCTATCGCCGCCCGCAGCGCCTGTCGCTGAGCCAGGAACAGGCGCGTCGCGAGGACCGCGAGCACCATCTGCAGCAACAGGTCAACGACCTCTGGCGCACCCTGCCCAGGCGCGCCGGACGCACGGCCGAGGAAGAAGAGGCCTCCAGGCGCTTCCCCTCCGAGCCGCAGGAGAACCTGCTCTACTTCATCGAGAAGAATGCACCATTGCTGGAGCCCTGGCAGCGCGAAGTGGTGCGTATCGTGCGCAAAATCGGGCAGTACTTCTACCCGCAGCGCCAGACCCAGGTCATGAACGAGGGCTGGGCCACGTTCTGGCACTACACCCTGCTCAACACCCTGTACGACGAAGGCCTGCTGGCCGACGGCTTCATGATGGAGTGGCTGCAGTCGCACACCAACGTGGTGTTCCAGCCCCCGGTCGGCCACCGCGCCTACAGCGGCATCAACCCCTATGCGCTGGGCTTCGCGATGTACACCGACCTGCGACGCATCTGCGAGGAGCCCACCGAGGAGGATCGCCGCTGGTTCCCCGACCTGGCCGGCTCGCCCTGGCAGCAGACGCTCGACTACGCGATGCGCAACTTCAAGGACGAGAGCTTCGTCGGCCAGTTCCTCTCCCCGAAGCTGATGCGCGACTTCCGCTTCTTCTCGATCAGCGACAAGCAGAGCGAGTCCGAGCTCGAGGTGTCGGCCATTCACGACGACAGTGGCTACAGGCAGCTGCGGGAGTCGCTGTCGCGCCAGTACGACCTCAACCACCGCGAGCCCAACATCCAGGTCTGGAGCGTCAACCTGCGCGGCGACCGCTCCCTGACCCTGCGCCACACCCAGCACAACGACCGCCCGCTGCACGACGATGCACACGAAGTGCTCAAGCACGTTGCCCGCCTCTGGGGCTTCGACGTGCATCTCGAGAGCGTCGACAGCCAGGGCCGGGTGAACCACCGCAAGGTGGCGGGCCCGCAGGCGGCCTAG
- a CDS encoding IclR family transcriptional regulator, whose translation MSGSDSKDRQFATTLASGIDLLLCFHAGELSLANKDFAERTGLSRPTVARLTHTLTVLGYLRRDAATARYRLGAAVLGLSHPLLASMRIRPVARPMMQTLAREIEGAVSLGLRHRIHMVYVETARDSEDFVVTPDIGAPIPMLATAMGRAWLARAADEDRRSLLNQIRLAAPAEFERYAAAANLAREELARDGFCSARADWQPNRHGFAVPLQGWVDGTQFVLNCAVASTRGGFAQMRREVAPRLVTLARSIEFALGLR comes from the coding sequence ATGAGCGGGAGCGACAGCAAGGACCGGCAGTTCGCGACCACGCTCGCCAGCGGCATCGACCTGCTGTTGTGCTTTCACGCCGGCGAGCTCAGCCTGGCCAACAAGGACTTTGCGGAACGCACCGGTCTCTCGAGACCCACCGTGGCCCGCCTGACGCACACGCTCACCGTGCTGGGCTACCTGCGGCGGGACGCGGCCACGGCCAGGTACCGGCTGGGTGCGGCCGTGCTGGGGTTGAGCCACCCCCTGCTGGCCAGCATGCGGATCCGCCCGGTCGCGCGACCGATGATGCAGACCCTGGCGCGCGAAATCGAGGGCGCCGTCTCGCTGGGCCTGCGGCACCGCATCCACATGGTGTACGTGGAGACGGCACGGGACAGCGAGGATTTCGTCGTGACACCCGATATCGGCGCGCCGATCCCGATGCTGGCCACCGCGATGGGGCGCGCCTGGCTGGCCCGTGCGGCGGACGAAGACCGCCGGTCGTTGCTGAACCAGATCCGGCTCGCTGCGCCGGCCGAGTTCGAGCGCTACGCCGCGGCAGCGAACCTGGCAAGGGAAGAACTGGCCCGCGACGGCTTCTGCAGCGCACGTGCCGACTGGCAACCCAACCGCCATGGCTTTGCCGTGCCATTGCAGGGATGGGTCGATGGCACGCAGTTCGTGCTGAACTGTGCGGTCGCGTCGACGCGCGGGGGCTTTGCGCAGATGCGCCGCGAGGTCGCGCCGCGGCTCGTCACCCTGGCGCGCAGCATCGAGTTCGCGCTGGGGCTGCGATAG
- a CDS encoding FadR/GntR family transcriptional regulator, which produces MYSALTLREAILDNLKSRTWRAGQRLPTERALSGQFGLSRTTVRRVLAELKERGLITQTVGSGTYVSDEVARALADLNQGEAPLATSPAELMSARLVLEPAIMAMVVGSATAADFSRMEVCCDRGEAAATLEEFELWDGRLHEAIADAAHNAFISAVFQRMNEVRAQGEWGMLKRRSATPERRLDYQREHRQLVAALKDRDGARAVQLCLEHLAHVRRNLLGY; this is translated from the coding sequence GTGTACAGCGCCCTGACCCTGCGGGAAGCCATTCTCGACAACCTCAAGTCACGCACCTGGCGAGCCGGGCAGCGCCTGCCCACCGAGCGCGCGTTGAGCGGGCAGTTCGGCCTCAGCCGCACGACCGTGCGGCGGGTACTGGCAGAGCTGAAGGAGCGCGGCCTGATCACGCAGACCGTGGGCAGCGGAACCTATGTGAGCGACGAAGTCGCCCGGGCGCTGGCGGACCTGAACCAGGGCGAGGCCCCGCTCGCCACCAGCCCTGCGGAGCTGATGAGCGCGCGCCTGGTGCTCGAGCCGGCGATCATGGCCATGGTGGTGGGGAGCGCCACCGCCGCGGACTTCTCCCGAATGGAGGTCTGCTGCGACAGGGGTGAGGCGGCCGCCACGCTGGAGGAGTTCGAATTGTGGGACGGCCGCCTGCACGAGGCGATCGCCGATGCCGCGCACAACGCCTTCATCTCGGCCGTGTTCCAGCGAATGAACGAGGTGCGGGCCCAGGGCGAGTGGGGCATGCTCAAGCGCCGAAGCGCGACGCCCGAGCGCCGGCTCGACTACCAGCGCGAACACCGCCAGCTGGTCGCCGCGCTCAAGGACCGGGACGGCGCCCGCGCCGTGCAGCTCTGCCTGGAGCATTTGGCGCACGTGCGGCGCAACCTCCTCGGCTACTGA
- a CDS encoding tripartite tricarboxylate transporter substrate binding protein — MHRSPRALLRTALLAAACCIAASAPAQTSWPAKPITMIVPFPPGGVADTVARPVAEALSRELGQPVVVENRAGAGGAVGIGFVARAPADGYTVLLSLSSISILPEADLLLERKPAYQTSQFMPIARFTADPTVLAVRADAPWKTLSEFVADARRKPGAYNYGSSGNYGTMHVPMEMLKSAAGFRMTHIPYTGAGPAVVALLAGQVDAVASGPATVVQQIKAGKLRALAHWGDRPLAALPGVPSLEEAGFKVKFAQWSGLFVPAATPDEVARKLRAASAKAAADPAVVQVIEKAGSPMAYLDAPEFQSYWRTDAVAMTEAVRKIGKVE; from the coding sequence ATGCACCGATCCCCCCGCGCCCTGCTGCGCACCGCGCTGCTCGCCGCCGCTTGCTGCATTGCCGCAAGCGCGCCCGCCCAGACGAGCTGGCCCGCCAAGCCGATCACCATGATCGTGCCCTTCCCGCCTGGCGGCGTGGCCGATACGGTCGCGCGGCCGGTGGCGGAGGCCTTGTCGCGCGAGCTCGGGCAGCCGGTCGTGGTCGAGAACCGGGCCGGCGCAGGCGGCGCGGTGGGCATCGGCTTCGTGGCCCGCGCACCGGCCGACGGCTACACGGTGCTGCTGAGCCTGTCCTCGATCTCCATCCTGCCGGAGGCCGACCTCCTCCTGGAGCGCAAGCCGGCCTACCAGACGAGCCAGTTCATGCCGATCGCGCGCTTCACGGCGGATCCGACCGTGCTGGCGGTGCGCGCCGACGCACCTTGGAAGACGCTGTCCGAGTTCGTGGCCGATGCGCGCCGCAAGCCCGGCGCTTACAACTACGGCAGCTCCGGCAACTACGGCACCATGCACGTGCCGATGGAGATGCTGAAGAGTGCTGCGGGCTTCCGCATGACCCACATCCCCTATACCGGCGCGGGACCTGCCGTGGTCGCGCTGCTTGCAGGCCAGGTGGACGCGGTCGCCAGCGGGCCGGCGACGGTGGTGCAGCAGATCAAGGCCGGCAAGCTGCGCGCGCTTGCGCATTGGGGCGACCGGCCGCTGGCAGCGCTGCCGGGCGTTCCCAGCCTCGAGGAGGCCGGGTTCAAGGTGAAGTTCGCGCAGTGGTCGGGCCTGTTCGTGCCGGCCGCGACGCCGGACGAGGTGGCCAGGAAGCTGCGCGCGGCCTCGGCCAAGGCGGCAGCGGATCCAGCAGTGGTCCAGGTCATCGAGAAGGCGGGCAGCCCCATGGCCTACCTCGATGCACCCGAGTTCCAGTCCTACTGGCGCACCGACGCCGTGGCGATGACCGAGGCGGTCCGGAAGATCGGAAAGGTCGAGTAA
- a CDS encoding PrkA family serine protein kinase, with protein sequence MDVISNFAARYERTREEVLSLQEYLEICKREPTAYATASERMLKAIGEPELVDTRNDPRLSRIFANKVIKIYPAFREFYGMEDAIEQVVSYFRHAAQGLEERKQILYLLGPVGGGKSSIAERLKQLMEQVPFYSIKGSPVNESPLGLFNATEDGEILEKEYGIPLRYLNRILSPWAVKRLEEYGGDIRQFQVVKRYPSVLRQIAVAKTEPGDENNQDISSLVGKIDIRKLETYAQDDPDAYAYSGGLCLANQGLLEFVEMFKAPIKVLHPLLTATQEGNFKGTEGFGAIPFDGIVLAHSNESEWKAFRNNKNNEAFLDRIYIVKVPYCLRVSEEIKIYEKLVRNSSLSLAPCAPGTLRMMAQFSVLTRLKEPENSSIFSKMQVYDGENLKDTDPKAKSIQEYRDYAGVDEGMSGVSTRFAFKIISKVFNFDSGEVAANPVHLMYVLEQQIEREQFAAETEQKYLSYIKELMAPRYAEFIGKEIQTAYLESYSEYGQNIFDRYVTYADYWIQDQEYRDQDTGEVFDRGSLNAELEKIEKPAGISNPKDFRNEIVNFVLRARAGNAGKNPLWTSYEKLRTVIEKKMFSNTEELLPVISFNAKSSADEMKKHEDFVNRMVQKGYTAKQVRLLCEWYLRVRKSS encoded by the coding sequence ATGGATGTCATCAGTAACTTCGCCGCCCGCTACGAGCGGACTCGCGAAGAGGTCCTGTCCCTGCAGGAGTACCTCGAGATCTGCAAACGGGAGCCCACGGCCTACGCGACCGCGTCCGAGCGAATGCTCAAGGCCATCGGGGAGCCGGAGCTTGTCGACACGCGCAACGACCCGCGCCTGTCGCGCATCTTCGCCAACAAGGTCATCAAGATCTACCCGGCCTTCCGCGAGTTCTATGGCATGGAGGACGCCATCGAGCAGGTGGTCTCCTACTTCCGGCATGCGGCGCAGGGGCTCGAAGAGAGGAAGCAGATCCTCTACCTGCTCGGTCCGGTCGGCGGCGGCAAGAGCTCGATCGCCGAGCGGCTGAAGCAGCTGATGGAGCAAGTGCCCTTCTATTCCATCAAGGGATCGCCGGTCAACGAATCGCCGCTCGGCCTCTTCAACGCCACCGAAGACGGCGAGATCCTCGAGAAGGAATACGGCATCCCGCTGCGCTACCTCAACCGCATCCTCTCGCCCTGGGCGGTGAAGCGGCTCGAGGAGTACGGCGGCGACATCCGGCAGTTCCAGGTCGTCAAGCGCTATCCCTCGGTCCTGCGCCAGATCGCGGTGGCCAAGACCGAGCCCGGCGACGAGAACAACCAGGACATCTCCTCGCTGGTCGGCAAGATCGACATCCGCAAGCTCGAGACCTATGCGCAGGACGATCCCGATGCCTACGCCTACTCCGGCGGACTGTGCCTGGCCAACCAGGGGCTGCTGGAGTTCGTCGAGATGTTCAAGGCGCCGATCAAGGTGCTGCACCCGCTGCTGACCGCCACGCAGGAAGGCAACTTCAAGGGCACCGAAGGCTTCGGCGCCATCCCCTTCGACGGCATCGTGCTCGCGCACAGCAACGAGAGCGAGTGGAAGGCCTTCCGCAACAACAAGAACAACGAGGCCTTCCTCGACCGGATCTACATCGTCAAGGTGCCCTACTGCCTGCGCGTCTCGGAAGAGATCAAGATCTACGAGAAACTGGTGCGCAACTCCTCGCTCTCGCTGGCGCCCTGCGCACCCGGGACGCTGCGCATGATGGCCCAGTTCTCGGTGCTCACGCGGCTGAAGGAGCCGGAGAACTCCAGCATCTTCAGCAAGATGCAGGTCTACGACGGCGAGAACCTCAAGGACACCGATCCGAAGGCCAAGTCGATCCAGGAGTACCGCGACTACGCGGGCGTCGACGAGGGCATGAGCGGCGTGTCCACCCGCTTCGCCTTCAAGATCATCTCCAAGGTCTTCAACTTCGACAGCGGCGAGGTCGCCGCCAATCCGGTGCACCTGATGTACGTGCTCGAGCAGCAGATCGAGCGCGAGCAGTTCGCGGCCGAGACCGAGCAGAAGTACCTGTCCTACATCAAGGAGCTGATGGCGCCGCGCTATGCGGAGTTCATCGGCAAGGAGATCCAGACCGCCTACCTCGAAAGCTACTCCGAGTACGGCCAGAACATCTTCGACCGCTACGTCACCTACGCCGACTACTGGATCCAGGACCAGGAGTACCGCGACCAGGACACCGGCGAGGTGTTCGACCGCGGCTCGCTGAACGCCGAGCTCGAGAAGATCGAGAAGCCCGCGGGCATCAGCAACCCCAAGGACTTCCGCAACGAGATCGTGAACTTCGTGCTGCGCGCGCGCGCCGGCAACGCGGGCAAGAACCCGCTGTGGACCAGCTACGAGAAGCTGCGCACGGTGATCGAGAAGAAGATGTTCTCCAACACCGAGGAGCTGCTGCCCGTCATCAGCTTCAACGCCAAGAGCAGCGCCGACGAGATGAAGAAGCACGAGGATTTCGTCAACCGCATGGTGCAGAAGGGCTACACCGCCAAGCAGGTCCGCCTCTTGTGCGAGTGGTATCTGCGCGTACGCAAGAGCTCATGA
- the dnaJ gene encoding molecular chaperone DnaJ gives MATKRDYYETLGVPKNASEEEIKKAYRKLAMKHHPDRNHGDSKDAETKFKEVKEAYEMLSDPQKRAAYDQYGHAGVDPNMRGGPGPEGFGGFAEAFGDIFGDVFGARAGRAGGRQVFRGADLSYAMEITLEEAADGKDAQIRIPSWDDCGTCKGTGAKPGTKPITCTTCHGNGVVQMRQGFFSVQQTCPTCHGTGKIIPEPCATCHGQGKIKNHKTLEVKIPAGIDDGMRIRSTGNGEPGTNGGPPGDLYIEIRLKKHELFERDGDDLHCVVPVSITTAALGGEISVPTLKGPAAIDIPDGTQSGKQFRLRGKGIKGVRSSYPGDLYCHIRVETPVKLTEHQRKLMKELDESLKKGGDKHSPTDKGWFDKAKEFFS, from the coding sequence ATGGCCACCAAACGCGACTACTACGAAACCCTCGGCGTTCCCAAGAACGCAAGCGAGGAGGAAATCAAGAAGGCTTATCGCAAGCTGGCGATGAAGCACCACCCCGACCGCAACCATGGCGACAGCAAGGATGCCGAGACCAAGTTCAAGGAGGTCAAGGAAGCCTACGAGATGCTGTCGGACCCGCAGAAGCGCGCCGCCTACGACCAGTACGGCCACGCGGGGGTCGATCCCAACATGCGCGGCGGCCCCGGGCCCGAGGGCTTCGGCGGCTTCGCGGAAGCCTTCGGCGACATCTTCGGCGACGTGTTCGGCGCCCGGGCCGGCCGCGCGGGCGGGCGTCAGGTGTTCCGCGGCGCCGACCTGAGCTACGCGATGGAGATCACGCTCGAGGAGGCGGCCGACGGCAAGGATGCGCAGATCCGCATCCCCAGCTGGGACGATTGCGGCACCTGCAAGGGCACGGGCGCCAAGCCCGGCACCAAGCCGATCACCTGCACCACCTGCCATGGCAACGGTGTCGTCCAGATGCGCCAGGGCTTCTTCAGCGTGCAGCAGACCTGCCCCACCTGCCACGGCACCGGCAAGATCATCCCCGAGCCCTGCGCCACCTGCCACGGCCAGGGCAAGATCAAGAACCACAAGACGCTGGAGGTCAAGATCCCGGCCGGCATCGACGACGGCATGCGCATCCGGAGCACCGGCAACGGGGAGCCCGGCACCAACGGCGGGCCTCCCGGCGACCTCTATATCGAGATCCGGCTGAAGAAGCACGAGCTGTTCGAGCGCGACGGCGACGACCTGCACTGCGTGGTGCCGGTCAGCATCACGACCGCAGCGCTCGGCGGCGAGATCAGCGTGCCCACGCTCAAGGGCCCGGCGGCCATCGACATCCCGGACGGCACGCAGAGCGGCAAGCAGTTCCGCCTGCGTGGCAAGGGGATCAAGGGCGTGCGCTCGAGCTACCCCGGCGACCTGTACTGCCACATCCGCGTGGAGACGCCGGTCAAGCTCACCGAGCACCAGCGCAAGCTGATGAAGGAGCTGGACGAGTCGCTCAAGAAGGGCGGCGACAAGCACAGCCCGACCGACAAGGGCTGGTTCGACAAGGCCAAGGAATTCTTCAGCTAG
- a CDS encoding CaiB/BaiF CoA transferase family protein, producing the protein MHSAQHHAASIAQTPAPAAQGPLAGIRILDMATVIAAPFSASLCADMGAEVVKLELPEGNDPLRSLSPTTPDHALFWKVSNRGKKGVSLDVRKPEGRALFLRLIETFDVLVENFRTGTLDKWGLDAATLWSVNPRLIILRVTGFGQTGPYAQRPGFARIFEAMSGFAHLTGESGRSPQHMNYPLGDVIAGLFGAFSIATAIAERHCHPDAPGREIDLAATEAMFRLLEALPVEHELLGQARSRSGSRATYTAPSNMYRTADDQWVTLVGSSDPIFKRICQAMGQPALADDVRFATTPARVLNIDEIDTIVAAWCASRTLAELSEALTLGGVPYSKVYAVDDVIADPHFIAREAIIRLPDPDLGSLPAPAIVPRFSGFNPVAPRTGPATGEHNAGIYGALGLRSQELDELQRNKVI; encoded by the coding sequence ATGCATTCCGCCCAACATCATGCTGCCTCCATCGCGCAAACGCCGGCGCCTGCCGCCCAGGGGCCGCTGGCCGGCATCCGGATCCTGGACATGGCGACCGTGATCGCGGCGCCCTTCTCGGCCTCCCTCTGCGCCGACATGGGCGCCGAGGTGGTCAAGCTGGAGCTGCCGGAAGGCAACGATCCCCTGCGCTCGCTGTCGCCCACCACGCCGGATCACGCACTGTTCTGGAAGGTCTCGAACCGAGGCAAGAAGGGCGTCTCGCTCGACGTGCGCAAGCCGGAAGGCCGCGCGCTGTTCCTCAGGCTGATCGAGACCTTCGATGTCCTGGTCGAAAACTTCCGCACCGGCACGCTCGACAAGTGGGGGCTGGATGCGGCCACGCTGTGGTCCGTCAACCCGAGGCTGATCATCCTTCGCGTCACCGGCTTCGGCCAGACCGGACCTTATGCGCAACGCCCTGGCTTTGCCCGCATCTTCGAGGCGATGAGCGGCTTCGCGCACTTGACGGGCGAAAGCGGCCGCAGTCCGCAGCACATGAACTACCCGCTCGGGGACGTCATCGCCGGCCTGTTCGGCGCTTTCTCCATTGCCACCGCGATCGCGGAACGCCATTGCCATCCTGACGCGCCGGGCCGCGAGATCGACCTTGCCGCGACCGAAGCCATGTTCCGCTTGCTGGAGGCACTGCCGGTGGAGCACGAGCTGCTCGGGCAGGCGCGCAGCCGCTCCGGCAGCCGGGCCACCTACACCGCGCCGTCCAACATGTACCGCACCGCCGACGATCAGTGGGTGACGCTGGTGGGCTCGTCCGATCCCATCTTCAAGCGCATCTGCCAGGCCATGGGCCAGCCCGCGCTCGCGGATGATGTGCGCTTCGCCACTACGCCGGCCCGGGTGCTGAACATCGACGAGATCGACACGATCGTCGCCGCGTGGTGCGCGTCCAGAACGCTGGCCGAACTGTCCGAAGCGTTGACGCTCGGGGGCGTTCCCTACAGCAAGGTCTATGCGGTCGATGACGTGATCGCCGATCCGCATTTCATCGCCCGCGAAGCCATCATCCGCCTGCCCGATCCGGACCTGGGGTCACTGCCGGCGCCCGCGATCGTGCCGCGCTTTTCCGGATTCAATCCGGTTGCGCCCCGCACCGGGCCGGCAACGGGCGAGCACAACGCGGGAATCTACGGCGCCCTGGGTTTGCGAAGCCAAGAGTTGGACGAGCTTCAGCGCAACAAGGTGATCTGA
- a CDS encoding YeaH/YhbH family protein — MLQQIIDRRLSGKNKSIGNRERFLRRYREQIGEAVRRAVSGRNIRDLEQGEDITLPKRDVSEPVFGHGPGGDREYVHPGNREYVKGDRIERPQGGGGGKGSGSQAGDGEGGEDDFVFRLTKEEFMRVFFEDLALPHLIRTQLAEVPEWKSHRAGFTQDGMPTNLHVVRSMRGALARRIALGGDSRREIRELEAHLLHLQRSPRATDALVQREIRDIEAKIEELRAKAKHVPFLDPIDLRYRNRVKVPIPSAKAVMFCLMDVSGSMDEARKDMSKRFFMLLYLFLTRHYEKIELVFIRHHTQASEVSEEEFFHATETGGTVVSSALTLMHEIIRARFPSSEWNIYGAQASDGDNWHQDSGRCRELLTEQLLPLVRYYAYVQVADAEQNMWEEYTQLVDSHKNFAMRKVADAADIYPVFRDLFKKERGTV; from the coding sequence ATGCTGCAGCAGATCATCGACCGTCGTCTGTCGGGGAAGAACAAGTCCATCGGCAACCGCGAGCGTTTCCTGCGGCGCTATCGCGAGCAGATCGGCGAGGCCGTGCGCCGTGCCGTCAGCGGCCGCAACATCCGGGACCTCGAGCAGGGCGAGGACATCACGCTACCCAAGCGCGATGTGTCCGAGCCGGTGTTCGGCCACGGCCCCGGCGGCGACCGCGAATACGTGCACCCCGGCAACCGGGAGTACGTCAAGGGCGACCGCATCGAGCGGCCGCAGGGCGGCGGCGGGGGCAAGGGAAGCGGCTCGCAGGCCGGCGACGGCGAAGGCGGCGAGGACGACTTCGTCTTCCGCCTCACCAAGGAAGAGTTCATGCGGGTGTTCTTCGAGGACCTCGCCCTGCCCCACCTGATCCGCACCCAGCTGGCCGAAGTGCCGGAATGGAAGAGCCACCGCGCCGGTTTCACGCAGGACGGCATGCCCACCAACCTGCACGTGGTACGCTCCATGCGCGGCGCACTGGCGCGGCGCATCGCGCTGGGCGGCGACTCGCGGCGCGAGATCCGCGAGCTCGAGGCCCACCTGCTGCACCTGCAGCGCAGCCCGCGCGCCACCGACGCGCTGGTGCAGCGCGAGATCCGCGACATCGAGGCCAAGATCGAGGAGCTGAGGGCCAAGGCCAAGCACGTTCCTTTCCTGGATCCGATCGACCTTCGCTACCGCAACCGGGTCAAGGTGCCGATCCCCTCGGCCAAGGCGGTGATGTTCTGCCTGATGGACGTCTCGGGCTCGATGGACGAGGCGCGCAAGGACATGTCCAAGCGCTTCTTCATGCTGCTGTACCTGTTCCTGACGCGCCACTACGAGAAGATCGAACTGGTCTTCATCCGGCATCACACCCAGGCCAGCGAAGTCAGCGAGGAAGAATTCTTCCACGCCACCGAGACCGGCGGCACGGTGGTTTCCAGTGCACTCACGCTGATGCACGAGATCATCCGCGCGCGCTTCCCCAGCAGCGAGTGGAACATCTACGGCGCCCAGGCCAGCGACGGCGACAACTGGCACCAGGACAGCGGCCGTTGCCGCGAGCTCCTGACCGAGCAGCTGCTGCCGCTGGTGCGCTACTACGCCTACGTGCAGGTGGCGGACGCCGAGCAGAACATGTGGGAGGAGTACACGCAGCTGGTCGACTCCCACAAGAACTTCGCGATGCGCAAGGTCGCCGACGCGGCGGACATCTACCCGGTGTTCCGCGACCTGTTCAAAAAGGAGAGGGGGACGGTGTGA